The sequence ATGGAGCGGTTGCCTAGGGCTCTTGGACCGTATTCCATTCTTCCTTGGAAAAAGCCCACCATTTTGCCTTCAAGAAGCATTTCTGCAACAAATCCCTCTACGTCTTCGCGATATTCAAATTTCAGACTCTCTGCCCTTAAGAGGGCTTCAATTTTGCCTTCATCGTAGGAAGGCCCCAAGTAAACATGCTCAAGCTTAAAGGGCTTCCATTTCCTATCGAGCCTTTCAAACTGGGCTTTGACGAAGGCTGCAGCACCAAAAGCTAATCCAGAATCATCCATTGCTGGAAATACCCATAGGTCGGGGAAATGCCTCCTCAAAACTGCATTTGCCTTGACGTTTTGTGCAACTCCCCCAGCGTAGGCAAGTTTTAAGTTATAACTTTTAAGTTTTAACCCAAGCTCGTCGATAATCTTTTCAAGATGCGCTTGAGCAGAGGCGGCTATCTCTATTGCCCTCTTTTGAAGTTCTCCATCCAGCTTGCCTCTCTTCATTTCCTGGGCGATTTCTTTAGCCTTAGATAGAGGATAGTTGAAAACTTCGGCGAGCCTTTTTGTAGCCTCAATCCCAACTACTTTCAGCTTGTTCTCAAAGCTCAGCCCGTTAAGTTCTATTATATGGGAGAGATCGTAAGTTGGCTTACCATAGGCTGCCAAGCTCATGACTTTTCCTTCATGTCTCATCGGTTTAAAGCCCAAAAGTTCAGTAACCGATGCATAGAAATCTCCGAGAGAGTCTAAATAGGTGCTCTGGGCTATTCTTATCATCTCACCATCTCTTGCCACATAAATGGAAGAGCTTAGTCCATCTCCTGCGGCATCTATACTTAACGCCAACGCTTTTCCCCAACCAGAGGTGAAATAAGCAGAAGAAGCGTGGGCAAGGTGATGTTCAACAAAAAGAACTTTCTTCTTGAAATCTTTACCAAATATGGATTTGAGATTTCTCTCAAGCTCTAACAATCTCGATTGCTTCCTGAAAATACCCGCTACCGCTATTACCTCCACCTCTTCC comes from Thermococcus litoralis DSM 5473 and encodes:
- a CDS encoding carbamoyltransferase family protein, which codes for MIVLGVHDGHDAGAVLFKGEEIYAVNEERLNRIKKYRGFPELSIKKVLEMGEVYPEEVEVIAVAGIFRKQSRLLELERNLKSIFGKDFKKKVLFVEHHLAHASSAYFTSGWGKALALSIDAAGDGLSSSIYVARDGEMIRIAQSTYLDSLGDFYASVTELLGFKPMRHEGKVMSLAAYGKPTYDLSHIIELNGLSFENKLKVVGIEATKRLAEVFNYPLSKAKEIAQEMKRGKLDGELQKRAIEIAASAQAHLEKIIDELGLKLKSYNLKLAYAGGVAQNVKANAVLRRHFPDLWVFPAMDDSGLAFGAAAFVKAQFERLDRKWKPFKLEHVYLGPSYDEGKIEALLRAESLKFEYREDVEGFVAEMLLEGKMVGFFQGRMEYGPRALGNRSILADPRSKDVVKKLNVPLNRDVFQPFAPSMLEERIEDYLKEPYPNKFMTMSYKATERMIDEAPAVVHVDKTTRPQTLLKEDNPRYYNIIKHFEAETGVGMVLNTSFNMHGEPIVCSPEDALKTFKKARLDALVLENFVVYQ